The Desulfonatronovibrio hydrogenovorans DSM 9292 genome includes a window with the following:
- the hisA gene encoding 1-(5-phosphoribosyl)-5-[(5-phosphoribosylamino)methylideneamino]imidazole-4-carboxamide isomerase — protein MILFPAIDIKDGQCVRLRQGLENEVTVFSSDPAAMAEHWERLGAGWLHLVDLDGAFSGKPVNRELVRDICSRVGIPVQLGGGIRDLDTAKAYLDAGVKRLIIGTMALENKELFARLCTEYPGKIGVSLDARDGRLKSRGWVEDTGLMIQDVVPELEEMGSAFFVYTDISRDGMQSGINMDALEKMLGLTDKPVLIAGGVSVLEDIMQIYHLVDKGLEGAITGRAIYSGSLDFQVAVDWIRQKQQT, from the coding sequence ATGATTCTTTTCCCAGCCATTGATATCAAGGATGGACAATGTGTCAGGCTCAGACAGGGCCTGGAAAATGAAGTAACCGTATTTTCATCTGATCCGGCAGCCATGGCTGAGCACTGGGAGCGTCTGGGAGCTGGCTGGCTGCACCTGGTGGATCTGGACGGTGCCTTTTCCGGAAAACCGGTCAACAGGGAACTGGTCAGGGATATCTGCTCCAGAGTGGGCATACCTGTCCAGCTGGGGGGAGGAATCAGGGATCTGGATACTGCCAAAGCCTATCTGGACGCTGGGGTTAAAAGACTGATCATCGGGACCATGGCCCTTGAGAACAAAGAATTATTTGCCCGGCTGTGTACTGAATATCCTGGGAAAATCGGGGTATCCTTGGATGCCCGGGACGGAAGACTCAAGTCAAGGGGCTGGGTGGAGGATACCGGTTTGATGATCCAGGACGTGGTCCCGGAACTTGAGGAAATGGGCAGTGCTTTTTTTGTGTATACGGATATATCCAGGGATGGCATGCAGAGCGGAATAAACATGGATGCCCTGGAAAAGATGCTTGGTCTGACGGATAAACCGGTCCTCATTGCCGGCGGGGTATCTGTTCTTGAAGATATAATGCAGATTTACCATCTGGTGGACAAGGGTCTGGAAGGGGCCATTACCGGCCGGGCCATCTACAGCGGCAGCCTTGATTTTCAGGTTGCTGTAGACTGGATCAGGCAGAAGCAGCAGACCTGA
- the hisB gene encoding imidazoleglycerol-phosphate dehydratase HisB, with amino-acid sequence MRKAVIKRDTLETRISLELDLDQGARENRIETGFGFADHMLTLLSHWADIHLKLECQGDIQVDAHHSLEDVGICLGQALLQALGDRRGINRIGLARVPMDEAMAEAVVDISGRPYLVYQGDHLLSGIIAGQEKDLWREFFKSLAFNARLNLHINFLYGSNSHHLLESAFKATGLGLRQAVFQGRAEILSTKGSLD; translated from the coding sequence ATGAGAAAGGCAGTCATCAAAAGAGACACTCTGGAAACCAGGATATCCCTGGAACTGGATCTGGATCAGGGAGCCAGGGAAAACCGGATTGAAACCGGATTTGGGTTTGCCGATCACATGCTGACTCTCTTGAGTCACTGGGCAGACATCCATTTGAAGCTGGAGTGTCAGGGCGACATCCAGGTGGATGCTCACCACTCTCTGGAAGACGTGGGAATCTGTCTTGGCCAGGCCCTGCTTCAGGCCCTTGGTGACCGGAGAGGCATCAACCGGATCGGATTGGCCAGAGTTCCCATGGATGAGGCCATGGCCGAGGCAGTGGTGGATATATCCGGCAGGCCCTACCTGGTCTACCAGGGAGACCATCTTTTATCGGGAATCATAGCCGGTCAGGAAAAAGACCTCTGGCGGGAGTTTTTTAAGTCCCTGGCCTTTAATGCCCGGCTGAATCTGCATATAAACTTTCTTTACGGGTCCAACTCTCACCATCTCCTGGAATCAGCCTTCAAGGCAACCGGCCTGGGTTTGAGACAGGCAGTCTTCCAGGGCAGGGCCGAGATCCTGAGTACAAAGGGATCACTGGATTGA
- the tatC gene encoding twin-arginine translocase subunit TatC encodes MTFTEHLEELRKRLFRVVIAAFIGFLACYGFKEDLFDLLMSPLIEVLPPESTMIFTSLPEAFFTYLKVAFVAGVFLASPYIFYQIWKFVGPGLYDTEKKFILPIAFFSALFFVTGALFGYFIVFPIGFNFFMGFATDMIQPMPSLREYLSFSIKLLFAFGIAFELPLFIFFLARLGIVSSKTLRKQRKYAILLAFIASALLTPPDIISQVLMSGPLVVLYELGILVAYIWGKERKDRKEKKKKKKEAEDQEQEDQS; translated from the coding sequence ATGACCTTTACCGAACACCTGGAAGAGCTTAGAAAAAGGCTTTTCAGGGTGGTCATTGCCGCCTTTATCGGCTTTCTGGCCTGTTACGGGTTTAAAGAGGATCTTTTTGATCTGCTCATGAGCCCCCTTATCGAGGTGCTTCCTCCTGAGAGCACCATGATCTTTACTTCCCTGCCTGAAGCCTTTTTCACTTACCTCAAGGTGGCTTTTGTGGCCGGAGTATTTCTGGCCAGTCCGTACATCTTTTATCAGATCTGGAAGTTCGTCGGTCCCGGACTCTATGATACTGAGAAAAAATTTATTTTACCCATAGCTTTTTTCTCGGCCCTGTTTTTTGTCACTGGAGCCCTTTTCGGCTATTTTATAGTTTTTCCAATAGGTTTTAACTTTTTCATGGGCTTTGCAACGGATATGATTCAGCCCATGCCTTCCCTGCGGGAATACTTGAGCTTCTCCATTAAACTCCTGTTTGCCTTTGGGATAGCCTTTGAGCTGCCATTGTTTATTTTCTTTCTGGCCCGACTGGGCATAGTCAGTTCCAAGACCCTTAGAAAACAGAGAAAATACGCCATCCTGCTGGCCTTTATTGCTTCTGCCCTGCTGACACCGCCGGATATCATAAGTCAGGTTCTCATGTCCGGTCCTCTGGTGGTCCTTTATGAATTGGGGATACTGGTGGCCTATATTTGGGGCAAGGAGAGAAAAGACAGAAAGGAAAAAAAGAAAAAAAAGAAAGAGGCAGAGGACCAGGAACAGGAAGATCAGTCCTGA
- the tatB gene encoding Sec-independent protein translocase protein TatB, with product MFGIGTTEIIVILVVALLVLGPKKLPEIAKSLGKTLAEFRRVTTDVKRTIEMEVDRDEEIRAKKRIKKEMAGKASKESPDSQEHNQQDPYPEEKITQDAEKSQSEPDKKSGTA from the coding sequence ATGTTTGGAATAGGAACAACTGAAATCATTGTTATCCTGGTGGTGGCCCTGCTGGTCCTGGGACCGAAAAAGCTGCCTGAAATAGCCAAGTCTCTGGGTAAGACCCTGGCTGAGTTTCGAAGGGTTACCACAGATGTCAAAAGGACCATTGAGATGGAGGTGGACCGGGATGAGGAGATAAGGGCCAAGAAAAGAATCAAAAAGGAAATGGCTGGTAAAGCCAGCAAAGAGAGTCCGGACTCCCAGGAGCATAACCAGCAGGATCCTTATCCAGAGGAAAAAATCACCCAGGACGCAGAAAAAAGTCAATCTGAACCCGATAAAAAGAGCGGCACTGCCTGA